One window of Acidobacteriaceae bacterium genomic DNA carries:
- a CDS encoding prolyl oligopeptidase family serine peptidase, translating to MNLRVLGTALWAGALGLGVVGGAAAIHGRNGVVLGPPPEVAVEPVTEVVGGHRITDNYRWLEDQKSPETRAFLKAQMAYTDSYFAQVGDLRERIQKRLTELSRVDQTGMPQERSGLLFFTRRLAVENQASIYMRPLRFEVKGGAWLQPGDVRLIDARTLSADSNASVNIAAISRKGDLLVYGVRHGGADEQTIHFYDVPKRAEIEDELPLARYSGFGLTPDAKTLFYSKTMSDGTAAVFQHTVGTQTGKDTQIFGGTYRDETLGALDLINCRVSENGHWLIISVSHGVPATREDILLKDLRKPDAQFEPLVYGVDSRFQLHMYHDEMFVSTDFNAPNGRVLRASFGDPSTKSWPVVIAESKSPIRAVSIVDGVFFVGRLNDVKTETNIYSRHGKEIGEIKYPTIGTGGVVQGREDSDTGYYTFSSFTVPPTIYEYNVATKESTVWSESKVPFDSNQYEVHQVFFTSKDGTRVPMFVAGRRGLAMDGKAPLLMTGYGGFDISETPAFSPEYAWWMEQGGFFALPNLRGGGEYGEKWHEAGMFEHKQNVFDDWFAAAEYLLNNHYTTRERLAITGRSNGGLLMGASMTQRPDLYGAILCGYPLLDMSRYQRFLVGRWWTTEYGSAEKPDQAAYILQYSPYQNIRQGVHYPAIMFLSGDSDTRVAPLHARKMTAAMQATVMAEPEDDRRPVLLHYDTRAGHSAGVSVEQGIHDTTDELTFLWNETGGS from the coding sequence ATGAACTTGCGAGTCCTGGGTACAGCACTTTGGGCTGGCGCGTTGGGTCTGGGCGTGGTTGGCGGAGCCGCAGCGATTCACGGACGGAATGGCGTCGTGCTTGGCCCGCCGCCTGAGGTAGCCGTCGAGCCGGTGACGGAGGTCGTGGGTGGGCATAGGATCACCGACAACTATCGCTGGCTCGAGGACCAGAAATCTCCGGAGACGCGGGCCTTTCTAAAGGCCCAGATGGCCTACACGGATAGCTACTTTGCGCAGGTGGGCGACCTGCGCGAGCGCATTCAAAAACGTCTGACCGAGTTGAGCCGCGTGGACCAGACAGGCATGCCGCAGGAGAGGAGCGGCCTGCTCTTCTTCACGCGCAGGCTCGCGGTAGAGAACCAGGCCTCCATCTACATGCGGCCGCTGCGGTTCGAAGTGAAGGGCGGAGCGTGGTTGCAGCCGGGCGATGTACGACTGATCGATGCACGGACACTGAGTGCGGATTCGAATGCGTCGGTCAACATCGCGGCGATCTCGCGTAAGGGCGACCTGCTGGTGTATGGCGTCCGCCACGGAGGGGCGGACGAGCAGACGATTCACTTCTACGATGTGCCGAAGCGCGCAGAGATCGAAGACGAGCTTCCGCTGGCAAGGTATAGCGGCTTCGGACTCACGCCGGATGCGAAGACGCTCTTCTACTCGAAGACGATGAGCGATGGAACCGCAGCGGTTTTTCAGCACACGGTGGGAACGCAGACCGGCAAGGACACGCAGATATTCGGAGGCACGTATAGGGACGAGACGCTTGGAGCACTCGATCTGATCAACTGCAGGGTCAGCGAGAACGGCCACTGGTTAATCATTTCGGTGAGCCATGGAGTGCCGGCGACTCGCGAGGACATTCTGTTGAAGGATCTTCGCAAGCCGGATGCGCAGTTCGAGCCGCTGGTTTATGGCGTCGATTCGCGGTTTCAGCTTCATATGTACCACGACGAGATGTTCGTCAGCACGGACTTCAACGCGCCCAACGGACGCGTACTGCGCGCCAGCTTCGGCGATCCTTCGACGAAGAGCTGGCCGGTGGTTATAGCCGAGAGCAAGAGCCCGATCCGCGCCGTGTCGATTGTGGACGGCGTGTTCTTCGTCGGCAGGCTGAATGATGTAAAGACCGAGACGAATATCTACTCGCGGCACGGCAAGGAGATCGGCGAAATTAAGTATCCGACGATCGGGACCGGCGGCGTGGTGCAGGGACGCGAGGACTCGGACACCGGCTACTATACGTTCTCATCGTTCACGGTGCCCCCGACCATCTACGAGTACAACGTCGCCACGAAGGAGAGCACGGTGTGGTCGGAGTCGAAGGTGCCATTTGATTCCAATCAGTACGAGGTACATCAGGTCTTCTTCACGTCGAAGGATGGGACGCGCGTGCCGATGTTTGTTGCGGGCCGCAGGGGTCTGGCGATGGACGGCAAGGCGCCCCTGCTGATGACCGGCTATGGCGGCTTCGACATCTCGGAGACGCCGGCGTTCAGCCCGGAGTACGCGTGGTGGATGGAGCAGGGTGGCTTCTTCGCGCTGCCCAATCTTCGCGGTGGAGGAGAGTACGGTGAGAAGTGGCACGAGGCGGGGATGTTCGAGCACAAGCAGAACGTCTTCGACGACTGGTTCGCTGCAGCCGAGTATCTCCTGAACAATCACTACACGACGCGCGAACGGCTGGCGATTACAGGGCGATCAAATGGTGGTCTGCTCATGGGCGCGTCGATGACGCAGCGGCCGGATCTCTACGGAGCGATCCTGTGCGGCTATCCGCTGCTGGATATGAGCCGCTATCAGCGGTTCCTTGTCGGGCGCTGGTGGACGACCGAGTACGGCTCAGCGGAAAAGCCCGATCAGGCTGCATACATCCTGCAGTATTCGCCGTACCAGAACATCCGCCAGGGTGTGCATTATCCGGCGATCATGTTTCTCTCCGGCGACAGCGACACACGCGTGGCTCCGCTGCACGCGCGCAAGATGACCGCGGCGATGCAGGCGACCGTGATGGCAGAGCCAGAGGATGATCGAAGGCCGGTTCTACTCCACTACGACACCCGCGCCGGCCACAGTGCCGGCGTCAGTGTGGAGCAGGGAATCCACGACACCACGGACGAATTGACGTTTCTATGGAATGAGACGGGTGGAAGCTAG
- a CDS encoding glycosyltransferase family 39 protein, translating to MDARSSGPIPVRIAALPSWLLWLLLFACVALSHLTLLRLPYYWDEGGYYIPAALDFYHHGWIIPQFTNAHPPVPNILLGTLWHIVGLHILATRLAVCAVAAAALTAIFRLAQRLLDPTAAVSLTLMIAVYPIWFAQSTLAHADIFAAAFTLWAFAVYLPATSSPLATATERDQRRNRIVVAVLFSLAALSKETAIVEPAALIAIEAGRFIYQRRSPVARRERLRWMTALAAPFLPLIAWYAYHRARTGFIFGNPVYLRYNATANFTAAHIFTALRYRFLHLVWQRNIWLPLLLAGACLLLPPRPRNEVKSLTIITRVTCAFLIFANWIAFSVLGGALLTRYLLPVYPVILLLCVDTWRDRTPWLLWLTAATTAMFLSGLWINPPTSFAPEDTLVYRDMIVVHQEAVAFVNQHYPDATVLTAWPVSTDLSNPELGYTTRPIRVTPIEDFSLAEIQKAAEHPERFDTAIVFTTHYVAPSLQRYLLSHPASRIGRAFNANPDLSPAEIAAVLHGQIVWRSPDLDGEWAVILRFNRSYEAKSQEPVSRLSALASTRLIP from the coding sequence GTGGACGCGCGCTCGTCAGGCCCGATTCCCGTTCGCATCGCCGCGCTGCCCTCGTGGCTGCTCTGGCTTCTGCTCTTCGCATGCGTGGCCCTCAGCCATCTCACCCTCCTGCGCCTTCCCTACTACTGGGACGAGGGCGGATACTACATCCCGGCTGCGCTGGACTTCTACCACCACGGTTGGATCATCCCGCAGTTCACCAATGCACACCCGCCGGTGCCGAACATTCTGCTCGGCACCTTGTGGCACATCGTTGGCCTGCATATCCTTGCTACCCGATTGGCCGTGTGTGCCGTCGCCGCCGCGGCGCTGACCGCAATCTTTCGACTTGCACAACGTCTTCTGGACCCCACAGCGGCTGTGAGCCTGACGCTGATGATCGCGGTTTATCCGATCTGGTTTGCGCAGAGCACACTCGCGCACGCCGACATCTTTGCAGCTGCATTCACGCTCTGGGCATTCGCCGTGTACCTGCCGGCGACCAGTTCACCCCTGGCGACTGCAACCGAGCGTGATCAGCGCCGCAACCGGATTGTCGTCGCCGTTCTGTTCTCGCTTGCCGCGCTCTCAAAAGAGACGGCGATCGTAGAACCTGCCGCGCTCATCGCCATCGAGGCCGGGCGATTTATTTATCAACGCCGCTCACCCGTGGCGCGCCGCGAACGCCTTCGCTGGATGACTGCGCTGGCCGCTCCGTTCCTGCCGCTGATCGCGTGGTACGCCTATCATCGCGCCCGTACCGGCTTCATCTTCGGCAATCCGGTCTATCTGCGTTACAACGCCACGGCAAATTTTACGGCCGCGCACATCTTTACGGCGCTGCGATACCGTTTTCTGCACCTCGTATGGCAACGCAACATATGGCTGCCACTCCTGCTCGCGGGCGCTTGCCTGCTGCTGCCCCCTCGTCCACGCAATGAAGTAAAGTCCCTGACCATCATCACGCGAGTCACGTGCGCGTTCCTGATTTTCGCCAACTGGATCGCCTTCTCTGTGCTGGGCGGAGCGCTGCTCACCCGATATCTCTTGCCGGTTTATCCGGTAATCCTTCTGCTCTGTGTTGATACATGGCGGGACCGCACACCATGGCTTCTCTGGCTTACCGCAGCAACGACAGCGATGTTCCTGAGCGGCCTCTGGATCAATCCGCCAACCTCCTTCGCGCCCGAGGACACACTGGTCTACCGCGACATGATTGTGGTTCACCAGGAGGCTGTTGCGTTCGTGAATCAGCATTATCCCGATGCAACCGTGCTGACTGCCTGGCCTGTCTCTACTGACTTGTCCAATCCGGAGCTCGGCTACACCACGCGCCCTATACGCGTTACCCCGATTGAAGACTTCTCGCTGGCCGAAATTCAAAAGGCGGCGGAACACCCCGAGCGCTTCGATACTGCGATCGTCTTCACGACGCACTATGTCGCCCCGAGCCTGCAACGCTATCTCCTGTCACATCCCGCCAGTCGAATCGGCCGCGCTTTCAACGCAAACCCCGACCTCTCTCCCGCGGAAATCGCCGCCGTTCTGCATGGGCAGATCGTCTGGAGGTCGCCGGACCTTGATGGTGAGTGGGCGGTTATCCTGCGCTTCAATCGAAGTTACGAGGCAAAGTCACAGGAGCCAGTTTCGCGGTTAAGTGCTCTAGCTTCCACCCGTCTCATTCCATAG
- a CDS encoding DUF3467 domain-containing protein: MNQPVSPDNPRILLKRTADYRDSYANSVQVRLSVWDFLLVFGTLSPQMPEQVEIDNFQGIYLSPQQAKALHNILGMNLAQYEQTFGTIALEPSSANNARFVTPPGGPVH, encoded by the coding sequence ATGAATCAGCCCGTTTCGCCCGACAACCCTCGCATCCTTCTCAAGCGCACTGCGGACTATCGCGACTCCTATGCGAATAGTGTCCAGGTGCGCCTCTCTGTCTGGGACTTTTTGCTCGTCTTCGGCACTCTCTCGCCGCAGATGCCGGAGCAGGTAGAGATTGACAACTTTCAGGGCATCTATCTCAGTCCGCAACAGGCCAAGGCGCTGCACAATATTCTCGGTATGAACCTCGCCCAGTACGAGCAGACCTTCGGCACCATTGCGCTTGAGCCCTCATCGGCCAACAACGCGCGCTTTGTTACGCCTCCCGGCGGTCCGGTTCACTAA
- a CDS encoding chitobiase/beta-hexosaminidase C-terminal domain-containing protein, translating to MQHLHKIVRNGASACALILVVPVLGLCGGTAGAQSVPNVVLSQVTTLAALPNGGALAGSNPAGSSMAVDSAGNLYVSTTYGSTIAEFPAGSTTATKLGSFSNPGPVAIDPAGNLYIGQAYSATVIKIPLVSGTLAAISTPGSSTPTCTGNDTTECALPFSAPVAGLVSMVFDAAGDLFFTSTTGGTDPNSVFECTAACLMSSSSTATLLYSEPSAGVTEGSDTAYWQLGGIAVDPWGNVFFADSLLDKKDTNGFSYQSTLKELTYSSGSYSSTPVTLYTLTDSSPGDYDDQLVGVAIDSNGTVYFSTEYDGIYAFPNNKGTVTTTTRYMMSTQGAKILTTDGHGNFYVVSYTSSDTAIRVGIGELTATASSVGSSSTANATVILNDEGCSPAPMVNFSALEGSTSTTEFTAATTGSCNTVNSTGASYAVTLTFTPAYGGTRSATLNATEASGPGSSGSASVTGFATGQLAPPTFSPAAGTYNAVQTVNIYDQTPGVSIYYTTDNSTPTTSSNLYSGPITVSSTETINAIATSSASGVTTSSVASAAYTIQLPAATPTFLPVGGSYAAAQTVTISDATSGATIYYTTDGSTPTTSSKVYSAPIAVSSSEVVKAIAAASGSPNSNVGAATYLINSATNGTSLSVLMEQISTLGTFSGGGALAGGSPAGNSFAVDANGNLITGNSYGSKILEFAPGSTTATTLASFSNPGPVAIDSAGNLYIGQTYSGQIAKIPVVSGAYAAISAPGSGTPTCTGSDTAECVVAATMPVSGLATMTFDAAGDLFFTSTDGSTNPNSVYECTAACMKTGSPAPVLLWAEPTGTVTEGTAKASWYLGEIAVDPSGDVFFTDTLMVASANTNYQSTLKELTYSGGAYSSTPTTVYTLNIASPSAYDNQLDAVAVDANGTVYFADQYDGVFAFANNKGTVNTNTEYTVSTQGAKMLTLDSKGNAYVSTYSSSASSDVAMQIAIDNITLPNAAVPGSSTASNVTTILNDGGCSTSPVVSFSATENGAASTEFSANTTGSCTSTSTGGASFATNVTFNPTVAGTHAGVLTAVDTVNGGVGSANLFGVTAGSAAGTPTFSPAAGTYTSVQTVTISDATPGATIYYTTDGTTPTTSSTKYTGSITVSSSEAINAIAVVSGLSNSAVATADYTLNLPLTQTPALSVATGTYTSIQTVKITDSTLGAKIYYTTDGSTPTTSSTPYKSPITVSTSETLNAIAVATGYAPSAVATANYTINLTVTSPTFSPAAGTFTTIQTVTIADTTPGASIYYTTDGSTPSTSSNLYSGPVQVLGSETINATGVLTGYANSPVASATYTLNLPQAATPTISLGSGTYTVSQPVTISDTTTGATIYYTVDGSTPTTSSKVYSGALTLSATETLKAIAVAIGYSPSAVATSSYTVNIMPAGFALSTNPSSLTIPSTATFGTVQLTVQPEGGFTGAVLLSCSGLPAGAACGFSASPVNLTNYNQPQTVTVTISTGQVAMQRHRSNPLVPEATLALALCFLGFRKRRGVQIVLLAVISVLGVTMLGGCGSSGPGTTTSTATITATAGSLSSKTTVSITMNH from the coding sequence ATGCAACATCTTCACAAGATCGTGCGTAATGGCGCAAGTGCGTGTGCTCTCATACTGGTCGTCCCGGTCCTCGGGCTCTGTGGTGGAACCGCCGGAGCTCAGAGTGTCCCGAATGTAGTGCTGAGCCAGGTGACAACCCTTGCCGCTCTGCCCAACGGTGGCGCGCTTGCCGGCAGCAATCCGGCGGGCAGCAGTATGGCCGTCGACTCCGCCGGCAATCTGTACGTCAGCACCACCTACGGCAGCACGATCGCCGAGTTCCCGGCTGGGTCAACCACAGCCACGAAGCTGGGGTCGTTCTCGAACCCCGGCCCAGTTGCGATCGATCCGGCCGGCAACCTGTACATCGGCCAGGCGTATAGCGCGACCGTCATTAAGATTCCGCTGGTCAGCGGAACGCTCGCGGCAATCAGCACCCCCGGCAGCTCGACCCCAACGTGCACCGGAAATGACACGACGGAGTGTGCGCTTCCGTTCTCCGCACCCGTGGCCGGTCTCGTATCGATGGTCTTCGACGCGGCAGGAGACCTGTTCTTCACCTCCACCACCGGGGGAACGGATCCCAATTCTGTCTTCGAGTGCACAGCAGCGTGCCTGATGAGCTCGTCATCTACGGCGACCCTGCTCTATAGCGAGCCGTCCGCAGGAGTTACGGAAGGGTCGGACACCGCATATTGGCAGCTGGGAGGAATTGCGGTCGATCCGTGGGGCAACGTCTTCTTCGCCGATTCGCTGCTCGACAAGAAAGACACTAATGGCTTCAGCTATCAATCGACGCTGAAAGAGCTCACGTATAGCAGCGGCTCCTATAGCTCCACGCCTGTCACGCTTTACACGCTCACTGACAGCTCCCCTGGGGATTATGACGATCAGCTTGTGGGCGTAGCCATCGACTCGAACGGCACTGTTTACTTTTCGACAGAATACGACGGCATCTACGCGTTCCCGAACAACAAGGGAACGGTGACAACTACTACTCGCTACATGATGTCGACCCAGGGCGCGAAGATTCTGACCACGGATGGTCATGGGAATTTTTACGTCGTCAGTTACACATCTTCGGACACGGCCATCCGTGTCGGGATCGGTGAGCTGACTGCGACGGCTTCGTCGGTGGGAAGCAGCTCGACGGCGAACGCGACAGTCATCCTCAATGACGAGGGCTGCTCGCCTGCTCCGATGGTGAACTTCTCCGCCCTTGAGGGGAGCACGTCAACGACGGAATTTACAGCGGCGACGACGGGGTCCTGCAACACGGTCAACAGCACCGGTGCAAGCTACGCGGTCACGCTGACATTTACGCCGGCTTATGGCGGCACACGGTCCGCCACGCTCAATGCAACCGAGGCGAGCGGTCCAGGTAGCAGCGGCTCGGCGAGCGTGACCGGGTTCGCCACCGGACAGTTGGCTCCCCCGACGTTCTCTCCAGCGGCAGGAACGTACAACGCCGTGCAGACCGTTAACATCTACGACCAGACGCCCGGCGTCTCTATCTACTACACGACTGACAACTCAACTCCCACAACAAGCTCCAACCTTTATTCCGGTCCGATCACGGTCTCTTCGACAGAGACCATTAACGCGATTGCGACGTCCAGCGCGAGCGGAGTGACCACCAGCAGTGTCGCTAGCGCTGCGTACACGATTCAACTTCCAGCGGCAACGCCGACCTTCTTGCCAGTTGGCGGGTCTTATGCGGCAGCGCAGACGGTGACGATCTCCGATGCCACCTCCGGCGCAACCATCTACTACACGACTGACGGCTCAACCCCGACAACCTCGTCGAAGGTTTATAGCGCGCCGATCGCCGTCTCTTCGAGCGAAGTGGTCAAGGCGATCGCGGCCGCCAGCGGATCGCCGAATAGCAACGTCGGAGCGGCAACGTACCTCATCAACAGTGCGACGAATGGGACCTCACTTAGCGTGTTGATGGAGCAGATCTCTACGCTGGGAACATTCTCCGGTGGGGGCGCGCTGGCCGGTGGCAGTCCTGCGGGCAACAGCTTCGCCGTCGATGCGAACGGTAACCTGATCACGGGAAACAGCTACGGGAGCAAAATCCTGGAGTTCGCGCCGGGCTCGACCACCGCGACGACGCTGGCGTCGTTCAGCAATCCGGGTCCTGTAGCGATTGACTCGGCCGGCAATCTTTACATCGGCCAGACGTACAGCGGCCAGATCGCCAAGATTCCTGTCGTGAGTGGAGCGTACGCAGCCATCAGTGCTCCCGGCAGCGGGACACCGACTTGCACGGGCAGCGATACGGCAGAGTGCGTAGTGGCCGCAACGATGCCTGTCTCCGGGCTCGCTACGATGACTTTCGACGCTGCGGGTGACCTCTTCTTTACTTCAACAGACGGAAGCACGAACCCGAATTCAGTCTATGAGTGCACGGCAGCCTGCATGAAGACGGGCTCTCCGGCGCCCGTACTTCTATGGGCGGAGCCCACCGGAACAGTGACTGAAGGAACCGCGAAGGCGAGCTGGTATCTGGGCGAGATCGCCGTCGATCCGTCGGGTGATGTGTTCTTCACGGACACGCTCATGGTGGCGTCGGCCAACACGAATTACCAGTCCACGTTGAAGGAGTTGACCTACAGCGGAGGAGCTTACAGCTCGACACCCACGACGGTGTACACGCTGAACATTGCCTCTCCAAGCGCTTATGACAACCAACTGGACGCGGTTGCAGTGGACGCGAACGGGACTGTGTACTTCGCGGACCAATACGACGGCGTCTTTGCCTTTGCAAACAATAAGGGAACCGTCAACACGAACACCGAGTACACGGTTTCGACGCAAGGCGCGAAAATGCTCACGCTCGACTCAAAGGGCAACGCGTATGTATCCACATACTCGAGTTCCGCGAGTTCGGACGTCGCAATGCAGATCGCGATCGACAACATTACTCTGCCGAACGCGGCCGTGCCCGGCTCGTCGACTGCAAGCAACGTTACGACCATCCTGAATGATGGCGGCTGCTCTACCTCGCCGGTAGTCTCATTCTCGGCAACCGAGAACGGAGCCGCGTCCACGGAGTTTTCCGCCAACACTACCGGAAGCTGCACGTCGACCTCGACCGGCGGAGCCTCGTTTGCTACGAACGTCACGTTCAATCCGACAGTCGCAGGAACCCATGCTGGCGTGCTCACTGCGGTTGATACGGTGAATGGCGGCGTCGGTTCGGCGAACTTGTTTGGCGTAACCGCAGGCAGCGCTGCAGGGACGCCTACCTTCTCGCCGGCCGCCGGAACCTACACCAGCGTTCAGACTGTAACGATCTCTGACGCCACACCTGGCGCGACCATCTACTACACGACCGATGGAACGACGCCGACCACCAGCTCCACAAAGTACACCGGCTCGATTACGGTTTCCTCGTCGGAGGCGATCAATGCGATCGCAGTCGTCAGCGGTCTCAGCAACAGCGCCGTTGCGACAGCAGACTACACGCTCAATCTTCCGCTAACCCAGACGCCGGCGCTTTCCGTGGCGACCGGCACCTACACATCCATTCAAACGGTGAAGATCACCGACTCAACCCTCGGCGCCAAGATCTACTACACGACGGACGGCAGCACACCCACCACCAGCTCGACGCCGTACAAGAGCCCAATCACAGTCTCAACGTCGGAAACCCTGAATGCGATCGCTGTTGCCACAGGGTACGCGCCAAGCGCAGTAGCGACGGCGAACTACACGATCAACCTCACGGTTACTTCGCCGACCTTCTCCCCCGCAGCAGGAACCTTCACGACGATCCAGACGGTCACGATAGCGGATACGACACCAGGTGCCTCGATCTACTACACGACGGATGGGAGTACGCCCAGCACCAGCTCAAACCTTTACAGCGGCCCCGTCCAGGTTCTCGGATCGGAGACGATCAATGCGACCGGCGTTCTGACCGGCTATGCCAATAGTCCGGTGGCGTCGGCGACCTACACACTCAACCTTCCGCAGGCGGCGACACCGACCATCTCCCTCGGCAGTGGAACCTACACGGTCTCGCAGCCGGTTACGATCTCTGACACAACCACCGGCGCCACCATTTACTACACGGTCGACGGCTCGACGCCGACCACAAGCTCCAAGGTTTACTCCGGTGCGCTGACTCTCTCGGCAACGGAAACCCTGAAGGCCATTGCGGTCGCGATCGGCTATAGTCCGAGCGCTGTCGCCACTTCCTCCTACACCGTCAACATCATGCCCGCGGGGTTTGCGCTCTCTACGAACCCCTCCTCGCTAACGATCCCGTCGACAGCCACCTTCGGCACTGTTCAACTCACGGTTCAACCGGAGGGCGGATTCACGGGTGCGGTCCTGCTCTCCTGCAGCGGCCTTCCCGCCGGCGCCGCGTGCGGCTTCAGCGCCTCGCCCGTGAACCTGACCAACTACAACCAGCCCCAGACCGTCACCGTCACTATCAGCACCGGGCAGGTCGCGATGCAGCGGCACCGCTCCAATCCGCTGGTGCCTGAGGCGACCCTGGCGCTTGCGCTCTGCTTCCTCGGATTCCGGAAGCGCCGCGGGGTCCAGATCGTGCTGCTGGCCGTCATCAGCGTCCTTGGCGTCACGATGCTCGGCGGTTGCGGTTCGTCGGGTCCGGGAACCACCACCTCCACAGCCACCATCACGGCCACTGCAGGCTCCCTCTCGAGCAAGACGACCGTCTCGATCACCATGAACCACTAA